In Conger conger chromosome 5, fConCon1.1, whole genome shotgun sequence, the DNA window TAAGCCACAGCTGTGCATTTATCTTTTGAACCATCTCAAAAGCCAGTTGTGCACATTGCATAGATTAATTGTCATCTGCACCATGAAAAATCATTCTGTTCATTCTCTAGTTGCAGCAACACTTCCATCCATAGAGGAGTGCAAGTTGTCCTCTATATCTCACCCTCCCTCACAAAGAATGGTGGATTTTACCAAGCTGACAAACACCAACAGTCAATCAAAATTTGCAACTGACTGCATGACATGTTCAAGCCCCAACTCTCCTGGTGAAGACAAAAAGGCTGAATCTATGTTGGACAGCTCGGATTTCACAGAGGTAGAGCCAAGATCAAGTTTGAACAGATGTGATTATATAGAAGAGAGGACAAATGGATATTTAATGAGCAGAGGGCAAAAAGACATACTAACCAACATGAAGGAGGAGGTGGAagatggggagaggcagagTGTGAAAATGGAGACAGTGAATGATGTGAAAGGTGAAGAGGAACTCTCTAAGGAGGAAGACAAAAAGCAGGATGAGCAGAGGGATGGACATATAACTTACCAAGTTGGCCAAACTGACAAATTGCAGATGAACGGATTAAAATCAGAACACGGACATCAGGACGGGGAGGAGCTGTCTACTCTGGTCACTTCCTGTCTACTAAAACAACCTCGAGTGCTGATTCACCGGGTAGAAATTGCCAATTGTTCAGTTTCTGTGTCATCACTTCTTCCTCCCGTGGCCTCTAAAAGAGGTCAAGGTGTGATGTGTCCATGGAGATGCCATGAGATCTCGTCACGGAGAGGAAGTGGATCACTGACACAGAACGGTCAGGTTGTGACCTGGAAGAGAAAGACCCAGTTGAAGAAACCAGTTGCATCAGAGAATGGGTGAGAATGAATGATGAGCTAGACTGTGTCTCTTCATCTTACGATCTGTCTTACATTAAATAATGTGCATTGATCTGTCTTTTACAGGATCTGTGCTGAAGCCTCCCTTATTTCTCCTGCCATCTCCCCTAGGAACAAAAACACAGGTACGGATCACACAGGTTGCACAGGAGTCTTATACACAAGTATAAGAAGGGATATAGAAGTCATGAAGTTGCCCAAACTGAGAAATTAGTACAGAATACAGTCAAACAGGATGCGGATCACACAGGTAATCTTAGCCATATGTCTGAGGGAGTCTATTACACAGGTGGAGATGGTTGATTGGTTGTGCTGAAGGAGATTAAGATTCAGTATAGATTTATACATTAGTACTCTCAATTGTGTACAGAGAATTCAGAATAGTCTCCCCCGAGAtaaatttcttatttttccccCCTCAACACCAcgatgtaaaaagaaaatgcaagcaCATTTAAGTAAAAATGAAAGTTAAGTTGCATCATTTGGAATTGGACATAGGATTTGTTTTTGTAGCCTGGAAGCAATACTTTATAGCCAGGTAGGTATTCATCTATGAATTAACCAGTGTTGGCTGTATAGTTTACTCACAGTCTTGTTGAAGTGTTTCACAGCCTACCTCACAGTCATGCTAGTGTTAAGTGTATCCTGTTCTCTTTTGGTAgagccctctctccctgtctcctccctgCACCTGCTGGTTCCTCCACTGCAACTCCTCTCAGCAGCTATGTGGCAAATTCTACAGCAGCAAGACAtgttgcattatgggaaacTGGAGGAGTTTGTGTCTCTGGTGATGGAGACATTCCCAGAGCTGCTGAGTGAGAGCCAGAGGACCGAGCTCACTCTGGGGCTGCAGGtgagaggaggacgaggaggaggagaggaagggaagaggaggggagggagaggggtaagAGAGGACAGTGAGGCATGGGGGTGGACAGGAAAGTGGTACTGCTCTAATGCCAATATGGCAGCCTGCATCTCTGTTATTTTCCCATCCTCTCCTGATAAGGACAGCAGGCACACAAGATAATGAGATCTACTCTATTCTGCTGTACTCACGCTCGACACCCTGTTTATACACAGTTATATGCACGCTCTATCCCAATTAAACACCCCCCACCCATTTTAGCCATACTTGTATCATTTTgggtttctattttttaaatccattttGAATTTCACTGCTTTTTCATCGCACACATAatactgtctctcactctctcttattGTCCATCTACTCTCTATTCATGCCTCCAGGAGTCTGGCTCCAAAACTGACCCAGCTCTGGAGGATCTGTTGTGGGATCTCCTTTACAGGCTGGATCAGTTGCTGCCGGTACCAGACCTAAAACAGGTAGAGACGCAGAACACCAGTACCCAGCCATACCTGGATCCACTTAAGATACCTGATCTCTTTGGCATGGGTCCATTcatgtttcagaaaaaaaataaaaataaaattttaaataaaaatcacaaTGATGATGAAATATTGACAGATATATCAATCGAATCAAGCATGATCTTATgatcctgtttttttaaaaaaaaggttgcaGTCACAAAATACAGGGTTTCAAATTGTCAGCAAAGTAGAGCATTTCATGTGAAGTCACATACAATAACACTTGCATTATGATTTGTATGAACGTGCACATTCTATTAACTTGCCTGTAAATAGTTTTATACTTTTTTGTAATCAGTGACGTTCTGTCTTGTGCATTAAGCTATAGCAAAGCACATGTACTGCAGAAGTAAGGTACAGTTACCTTGGGCCGCCTGTAgcatggttaaggtacatgactgtgacatgcaaagttggtggttcgatccccagtgtagcaacaataagaggcttaaccctgcattgctccagggtaggactgtctcctgcttagtctaattaactgtacgtcgctctggataagagtgtcattAAAaagtcattaatgtaatgtaatgtaagttacATGGCTGAAGCTGCATCTCTTTCAGAC includes these proteins:
- the LOC133128193 gene encoding uncharacterized protein LOC133128193 — translated: MLHYGKLEEFVCLVMETFPELLSESQRTELTLGLQYMSPAEFGSKTDPALEILLWEFLSRLNQLLLVPDLKQTVCWLSAAPSVLEVCVQTVLYTDQLKTLLRHHRSIGQLDMNVAATLPSIEECKLSSISHPPSQRMVDFTKLTNTNSQSKFATDCMTCSSPNSPGEDKKAESMLDSSDFTEVEPRSSLNRCDYIEERTNGYLMSRGQKDILTNMKEEVEDGERQSVKMETVNDVKGEEELSKEEDKKQDEQRDGHITYQVGQTDKLQMNGLKSEHGHQDGEELSTLVTSCLLKQPRVLIHRVEIANCSVSVSSLLPPVASKRGQGVMCPWRCHEISSRRGSGSLTQNGQVVTWKRKTQLKKPVASENGICAEASLISPAISPRNKNTEPSLPVSSLHLLVPPLQLLSAAMWQILQQQDMLHYGKLEEFVSLVMETFPELLSESQRTELTLGLQESGSKTDPALEDLLWDLLYRLDQLLPVPDLKQTVSWLSAAPSVLEVFVQSLSYANQLKTLLRHHRSLGQLEMNTTLASIEECKLSSMSCPSSQRVVDTTKRTITNSQSVSILNQCMNFSGDTIKSEYVTDSSDYAESSDIQTDMKEEEEDTEKRSVKIEGDDGRKREG